A stretch of the Arachis stenosperma cultivar V10309 chromosome 6, arast.V10309.gnm1.PFL2, whole genome shotgun sequence genome encodes the following:
- the LOC130935743 gene encoding uncharacterized protein LOC130935743 — MAAIASFFTPSSSLNFKPLPSSFHLNPTTRRPFHHLTITKAQGDNNNSNSSSSATTNDQPLFVTAQDVPLEGVIQFDKPTSSSSSSRIQKWGRVALLAGVDVLALLVFATIGRYSHGLSTMDLQTLRTADPFIAGWFLGAYFLGGYGEDGRGMKGLPSGVIATAKSWAVGIPIGIAIRTATSGNLPNYGFIFVSLGSTAVLLITFRALLYTLLPLQNQNKADDDVYRRGSPFELFELLTSLVRRW, encoded by the exons ATGGCTGCAATTGCgtccttcttcaccccttcttCATCCCTAAACTTTAAACCCCTTCCATCTTCATTCCATCTTAATCCAACAACAAGAAGACCCTTTCATCATCTCACAATCACCAAGGCTCAAGGAGACAACAACAATTCCAATTCTTCATCTTCAGCTACCACCAATGACCAACCCCTTTTCGTCACTGCCCAGGATGTTCCATTGGAGGGTGTCATCCAGTTTGACAAGCCaacctcctcttcttcttcttcccgtATTCAAAAATGGGG GCGTGTGGCTCTGCTAGCTGGTGTGGATGTATTGGCCTTACTTGTCTTTGCCACCATTGGAAGATACAGTCATGGATTATCCACCATGGACCTCCAAACCCTGCGAACCGCCGATCCTTTCATAGCCG GATGGTTCCTTGGTGCTTACTTTCTTGGAGGTTACGGCGAAGATGGGCGAGGGATGAAGGGTCTCCCTAGTGGTGTCATTGCTACTGCTAAGTCATGGGCAGTTGGGATCCCT ATAGGAATAGCAATAAGGACCGCAACGTCCGGTAATCTTCCAAACTATGGCTTCATATTTGTGAGTCTGGGAAGCACTGCTgttttgcttatcacattcaGAGCACTGCTGTATactcttcttcctctccaaaaTCAAAACAAGGCCGACGACGATGTCTATCGCCGTGGCAGTCCTTTCGAACTCTTTGAG CTGCTCACATCATTAGTACGGAGGTGGTAG